Proteins co-encoded in one bacterium genomic window:
- a CDS encoding MafI family immunity protein encodes MWQYGDRRLHLAPEIGRDVSADVVTEHRGHPSWHGPLESSCQVFRITRLTVGTAEADLRWRREESILSSNLLMVRGYCDMFHRLSSEERFLGLVTELEESLSPEKVYMIRADSEAGEWGVAYDMLMDHLCEEEIQVTKAQFELLRHLASVLREDFDRALELISRNIVEG; translated from the coding sequence ATGTGGCAATACGGGGACAGGAGACTTCATCTTGCCCCGGAGATCGGCCGGGATGTTTCTGCAGACGTGGTGACAGAACATCGAGGACATCCATCATGGCACGGCCCGCTCGAATCGTCTTGCCAGGTGTTCCGCATCACGAGACTCACCGTGGGAACCGCTGAAGCCGACCTTCGTTGGAGGCGGGAAGAAAGTATCCTGTCCTCGAATTTGCTAATGGTTAGGGGCTATTGCGACATGTTCCATCGACTGAGCAGTGAAGAAAGATTTCTTGGACTTGTTACAGAGCTGGAGGAGTCTCTCTCGCCGGAGAAAGTCTATATGATCAGGGCAGATTCAGAGGCCGGCGAGTGGGGAGTTGCATACGACATGCTCATGGATCACCTCTGCGAAGAGGAGATACAGGTTACGAAGGCACAGTTCGAGCTGCTGCGACATCTTGCTTCTGTACTCCGCGAGGATTTTGATCGAGCGCTCGAACTCATCTCGCGAAATATCGTGGAAGGCTGA
- a CDS encoding 1-acyl-sn-glycerol-3-phosphate acyltransferase — protein sequence MSMDFPPPKKKPLWVRFISFMAVVYGTIYHRLSISGRENIPKSGPVLVVCNHISDLDPPFVGGPFPRMMHYMAKKQLWKTGWFGRFIASLGAFPVDRELPVDRKAIKRAIHLLSEGECVLLFPEGERSVTGEMQEFLLGAAMLATSVPGTQILPARIRGTYEAWPRGGGKWPRPAKVRVRYGKPFLVKDRVDMKQEKKSLYRAVSDLMFAEISAL from the coding sequence TTGTCCATGGATTTCCCCCCTCCGAAGAAGAAGCCCCTGTGGGTCCGATTCATCTCCTTCATGGCGGTGGTCTACGGGACCATCTACCACCGCCTGTCTATCTCCGGGCGCGAGAACATCCCGAAGAGCGGCCCAGTCTTGGTCGTCTGTAACCACATCAGCGATCTGGATCCGCCATTCGTGGGCGGTCCCTTCCCGCGCATGATGCATTACATGGCGAAAAAGCAGCTCTGGAAGACCGGATGGTTCGGACGATTCATTGCTTCGCTCGGTGCGTTCCCGGTCGATCGCGAACTCCCTGTCGATCGAAAGGCCATCAAGAGGGCCATTCACCTCCTGAGCGAAGGGGAATGCGTTCTCCTCTTTCCGGAAGGTGAGCGATCCGTGACAGGCGAGATGCAGGAATTCCTGCTTGGGGCAGCGATGTTGGCGACATCTGTGCCGGGAACCCAGATTCTTCCGGCTCGAATCCGCGGCACCTACGAGGCATGGCCCCGTGGCGGCGGGAAGTGGCCCCGCCCGGCCAAAGTGCGTGTTCGCTACGGGAAACCGTTCCTGGTAAAGGACCGAGTCGACATGAAACAGGAAAAAAAGTCCTTGTATCGCGCCGTCTCTGACTTAATGTTTGCCGAGATTTCTGCACTCTAA
- a CDS encoding S1 RNA-binding domain-containing protein, producing the protein MSPERTSPEPENTPTNPEQNEKASFEAEAAARPPAESESPASPPQEEHGEDEDAELQQEIDQFDALIDQHLPGAGEDASRGEIIEVPVVAVREDGVLVDMGGKAEALVRLDEFKLIDGKPDVQPGQVIQVVQVGRDSEGSPRVSHREARVREAEATVREALKSQEPVRGRISATVKGGVMVDIGLAAFMPASQVDLFRIPDLNSMVGQDIEAYVIEYDPRRKRAVLSRRRLLYERRESARREMLDSLSEDQLIKGKVKSALDFGVFLDLGVIDGFIPREEVSYDRGTHPSEIVKAGDEIEVKVIKIDEETGKVTLSRKRINPDPWDTIDNKYSVGTIVTGKVIAIQNYGIFIHLEEGVTGMVHVSDLSWAPGNKKPSEFAKIGDDLTCQVLDLNKQNRRMSLGLKQITMDPWAEADKKYSRGTKVKGKVTSLTNYGAFVRLDDYIEGMVHVSDLSWEKRINHPKEVLKVGEEVECVVIKTDKKQRRISLGIKQLTESPFDQFVKEHPVGTLITGKVTRFAPFGAFVEVAPGLEGLVHISQIDEKRVELPEKALDAGEEITCKVVKVDARNQKISLSRRDALRQVERDQVKSYMKKGSDAKSGMMFGEALEQARKDAEKQDDES; encoded by the coding sequence ATGAGCCCCGAACGAACCAGCCCGGAACCGGAAAATACACCTACCAATCCTGAGCAGAACGAGAAGGCGTCTTTCGAAGCCGAAGCCGCCGCCCGTCCACCCGCAGAATCGGAGTCTCCCGCCTCTCCCCCACAGGAAGAGCATGGCGAGGACGAAGACGCGGAACTGCAGCAGGAAATCGATCAGTTTGACGCCCTCATTGACCAGCACCTGCCCGGTGCCGGCGAAGATGCCTCTCGTGGCGAAATCATCGAAGTGCCGGTCGTTGCCGTGCGCGAGGACGGTGTCCTCGTCGACATGGGCGGCAAAGCCGAAGCTCTCGTGCGCCTCGACGAGTTCAAGCTGATTGATGGAAAGCCGGATGTTCAGCCCGGCCAGGTGATCCAGGTCGTCCAGGTCGGTCGCGATTCCGAGGGCAGCCCCCGGGTTTCGCACCGCGAGGCTCGCGTTCGCGAAGCGGAAGCCACCGTTCGCGAGGCGCTGAAGTCTCAGGAGCCGGTCCGCGGTCGGATTTCAGCCACCGTCAAGGGCGGCGTCATGGTCGATATTGGATTGGCCGCTTTCATGCCAGCCAGCCAGGTCGATCTATTCCGCATCCCGGACTTGAACTCCATGGTCGGGCAGGACATTGAAGCCTACGTGATCGAGTACGATCCTCGCCGCAAACGCGCCGTCCTTTCTCGCCGTCGTCTCCTGTACGAGCGTCGCGAGAGTGCGCGCCGCGAGATGCTCGACTCCCTGTCTGAAGATCAGCTTATCAAAGGCAAGGTGAAGAGCGCGCTCGACTTTGGCGTTTTCCTCGACCTCGGCGTCATCGACGGGTTCATTCCGCGCGAGGAAGTCTCCTATGATCGCGGCACGCATCCGTCGGAGATCGTCAAGGCCGGCGACGAGATCGAAGTCAAGGTCATCAAGATCGACGAGGAGACCGGCAAGGTCACGCTCTCTCGCAAGCGCATCAATCCCGATCCCTGGGATACGATCGACAACAAGTACAGCGTTGGCACCATCGTCACCGGCAAGGTGATCGCCATTCAGAATTACGGCATCTTCATCCATCTTGAGGAAGGCGTCACCGGTATGGTGCACGTTTCCGATCTCAGTTGGGCTCCGGGAAACAAGAAGCCCTCGGAGTTCGCAAAGATCGGCGACGATCTGACCTGTCAGGTTCTCGATCTCAACAAGCAGAACCGCCGGATGTCGCTGGGCCTGAAGCAAATCACGATGGATCCCTGGGCAGAAGCCGACAAGAAGTACTCCCGCGGAACCAAGGTGAAGGGCAAAGTGACCTCGCTGACCAATTACGGCGCTTTCGTCCGCCTGGACGACTACATCGAGGGCATGGTGCACGTCTCCGACCTGTCCTGGGAGAAGCGCATCAATCACCCGAAGGAAGTCCTGAAGGTCGGTGAAGAGGTCGAATGCGTTGTGATCAAGACGGACAAGAAGCAGCGCCGCATCAGCCTTGGGATCAAACAGCTTACGGAGTCTCCTTTCGACCAGTTTGTGAAGGAGCACCCCGTCGGCACGTTGATCACTGGCAAAGTTACGCGATTCGCCCCCTTCGGCGCGTTCGTTGAAGTGGCACCAGGCCTTGAGGGCCTCGTGCACATCAGCCAGATCGACGAGAAGCGGGTGGAACTGCCAGAGAAGGCACTGGATGCCGGCGAGGAGATCACCTGCAAAGTGGTCAAGGTCGACGCGCGGAATCAGAAGATCAGCCTCTCCCGCCGCGATGCGCTTCGTCAGGTCGAGCGGGATCAGGTGAAGTCCTATATGAAGAAGGGCAGCGACGCCAAGAGCGGAATGATGTTCGGCGAAGCCCTGGAGCAGGCGCGGAAGGACGCGGAGAAGCAAGACGACGAGTCGTAA
- the tyrS gene encoding tyrosine--tRNA ligase produces MADIYEILEQRGFIQDCTDVEAFRELTSKQSVSFYIGFDPTADSLHIGSMVPLMGMMHFQRQGHRPIAVIGGGTGMIGDPSGKSAERNLQTLDQIEENIAGQRKQFELFLDFSGKSGAKIVNNYDWLSELSFLDYLREVGKHFRIGEMLGKESVRARLNSDAGISYTEFSYMLLQAYDFRYLMEHENCCVQCGGGDQWGNITAGIELIRKTIGKPAFGLTFPLLTTATGQKFGKTEAGAVWLDKERTSSYDFFQYWVRADDRDVERYMKLFTLLDLEEIATVMIEHSSAPESRAAQKRLAFEVTRIVHGEDEAKKARDAAETLFGSSEESLAEQLSKLDNKEVQARFPDTPWLSFAATDLDEIATLRVFTEAGLVSSKKEADRLRKQGGLYLNEEPVEKVKLSSADFPHRINVLRVGKKKYGLVEVSA; encoded by the coding sequence ATGGCGGATATCTACGAGATTCTCGAGCAGCGCGGGTTCATTCAGGACTGCACCGATGTGGAGGCCTTCCGAGAACTGACCTCCAAGCAGAGCGTTAGCTTCTACATCGGATTCGACCCGACAGCCGACAGCCTGCACATTGGCAGCATGGTGCCCCTGATGGGCATGATGCACTTCCAACGCCAGGGCCATCGCCCCATCGCGGTGATCGGCGGCGGGACGGGCATGATCGGCGATCCCAGCGGCAAGAGCGCCGAGCGCAACCTGCAGACCCTGGATCAGATCGAGGAAAATATCGCCGGGCAACGGAAGCAGTTCGAATTGTTCCTCGATTTCAGCGGCAAGAGCGGCGCCAAGATCGTCAACAACTACGACTGGCTCTCCGAGCTTTCGTTTCTGGATTACTTGCGCGAGGTCGGCAAGCACTTCCGGATCGGCGAAATGCTCGGGAAGGAATCTGTCCGTGCTCGCCTGAACAGCGACGCTGGAATCTCCTACACCGAATTCAGTTACATGCTGCTGCAGGCCTACGACTTCCGCTACCTGATGGAGCACGAGAACTGCTGCGTGCAGTGCGGCGGTGGCGATCAGTGGGGCAACATCACGGCAGGAATCGAGCTCATTCGCAAGACGATCGGGAAGCCGGCATTTGGGCTGACATTTCCGCTGCTGACGACGGCTACGGGCCAGAAATTCGGCAAAACCGAGGCCGGCGCCGTCTGGCTCGACAAGGAACGGACGTCCTCCTACGACTTTTTCCAGTACTGGGTGCGGGCCGATGATCGGGATGTTGAGCGCTACATGAAGCTCTTCACGCTCCTCGATCTGGAGGAGATTGCGACCGTCATGATCGAGCATTCGAGCGCCCCTGAATCCCGGGCAGCACAGAAGAGACTGGCCTTCGAAGTCACCAGAATCGTGCATGGCGAGGACGAAGCGAAGAAGGCTCGCGACGCCGCCGAAACGCTCTTTGGCTCGTCTGAGGAGAGCTTGGCGGAGCAACTCTCAAAGCTTGATAATAAAGAAGTTCAGGCGCGTTTCCCCGATACGCCCTGGCTGTCCTTCGCAGCCACGGACCTGGATGAAATCGCAACACTCAGGGTCTTCACAGAGGCCGGTCTCGTCTCCAGCAAAAAGGAAGCGGATCGCCTGCGCAAGCAGGGTGGGCTGTACCTGAACGAGGAGCCCGTGGAGAAGGTCAAGCTCTCGTCAGCGGACTTCCCGCACCGGATCAATGTGCTGCGCGTCGGCAAGAAGAAGTACGGCCTTGTCGAGGTCAGCGCGTAA
- a CDS encoding aldo/keto reductase — protein sequence MEVRDFGQTGLKVSALGFGAGHISGMDEDKAERLLNGVVDAGITLIDTARGYGDSEEMIGKFLSHRRDDFVLSSKCGYSVPGHDDWTGDCVTAGIDLALKTLRTDRIDIMHLHSCERDVLERGEVIEALQKAVDAGKVRVAAYSGENEHRAYALETGAFASIQTSVNICDQRVVDEALPKTRERNMGVIGKRPLANAFWRFEQRPVGHYCEPYWERAAAMDLTPGGVQWGELALRFAAFQPGVHCVISGTSNLEHLKQNIRWIQQGPLPEYLHNRLRQSFKSHDEDWIGQV from the coding sequence ATGGAAGTGCGCGATTTCGGCCAGACAGGATTGAAGGTCTCTGCTCTGGGATTCGGAGCCGGGCATATCTCCGGCATGGATGAGGACAAGGCAGAGCGACTGCTGAACGGAGTCGTCGATGCAGGCATCACACTGATCGACACGGCTCGCGGTTATGGCGACTCGGAGGAGATGATCGGCAAGTTCCTCTCCCACCGGCGAGATGACTTCGTGCTCTCCAGCAAATGTGGCTACTCTGTCCCCGGCCATGACGATTGGACCGGAGATTGTGTGACTGCCGGGATCGATCTGGCCCTGAAGACGCTCCGTACCGATCGCATCGACATCATGCACCTCCACTCCTGCGAACGCGACGTGCTCGAACGTGGCGAAGTCATCGAGGCGCTGCAAAAGGCCGTCGATGCCGGCAAGGTGCGCGTCGCTGCATACTCCGGCGAGAACGAGCATCGCGCCTATGCGCTCGAAACAGGCGCATTTGCCTCCATCCAGACATCGGTCAACATCTGCGACCAGCGCGTCGTCGATGAGGCGCTCCCCAAGACTCGCGAGCGCAACATGGGCGTCATCGGCAAACGTCCTCTTGCGAACGCCTTCTGGCGTTTCGAGCAGCGCCCCGTCGGCCATTACTGCGAGCCCTACTGGGAACGCGCCGCAGCAATGGATCTGACACCTGGCGGCGTGCAGTGGGGCGAGCTGGCTCTGCGCTTCGCAGCCTTCCAGCCCGGCGTCCACTGCGTGATCAGCGGAACATCGAACCTGGAACATCTGAAGCAGAACATCCGCTGGATCCAGCAAGGCCCGCTTCCCGAGTACCTCCACAATCGCCTCCGCCAAAGCTTCAAGTCCCACGACGAGGACTGGATCGGTCAGGTCTGA
- a CDS encoding DUF2339 domain-containing protein, translating to MPPVAPLPELEVAAQLQRHEVRLAELDRRIGRLELDQPLQRGVPTFRPKDLPALKPKPTVIPEERKTPKAIPLREIPKPIVPKPVAPKVVHPPAAPKPKPVPAFLGEDDFFEKLKRSEPAKPSEPKESWEVRLATVWLPRVAGVLILVGAAIGATLLPEQLGKPVRVLLGYALMGGLVAGGWFVQRRHERLGRLTMAIGLAVGYFVSFAAHYIPPMHVFPVIPSIALMLAFVGTLAVLAERWKSQSIAIAGLSLGVIAALVSAQTSQSFCLVALGILALGAGVLLVRNEWKALTAVALSGTYLATFILWVLFPLGDAKGEVIAHLGALACYHAIFTAAFWRWGRVWVARERAFDEAATHDAAPVMQPGLLPYSTSFAIVNSLGLAGLSLFLVWQTKVFWPQVEYLLFALTAVEVIRLVAPALRRGTLLTFHILSAAALLSAGLVAATSGLTEASVLAAEALILSIAASRARVLRLLRPLTAVCAGLAVTSITGFGATTTFPQLVAQMIPGLLLLASTLRWEAVWVTGPHPFASGLIAWLEAASGQFRSITATALLIAAIHSFPSATPDIVELAIYCSVGMALLLGITVLRATSWTIAAACLSMLSCAFFIDEQGPALLFITWAVLSILLWNQARRTIRHSIGRVLIDLMLVPAVFLAAAASVQVCSSIAEDFQGVLIAIVGLAAIGLELLAQRIPVLPKLIPGFVEDEAERGERTTRWESYEAHPAGRAFRFGTLFGLLALLIGTLLTSVSDAYEGLLSPILLGAIFAGLWFAGQLRPHALRILRYAIPIAFLFVALFAPFTYWNSREPALFISTAIAIGVFALGSSRRCPWTTTPALLMLALMPALGIGAYTAGRFEIGGLALFGLLSALEIVAASRVIVWSQGRWQLGETDTRISGGIALAMRIWLPVGAAIVALSALSTGQFLPAQMITVAWAAVGVAFLVAGFIFIDRPMRHTALAVLGVSVARIFLRDLVEADTLTKSIAFLGVGVLAICASIAYGILRKRLAPPPK from the coding sequence ATGCCTCCCGTAGCCCCGCTTCCGGAACTTGAGGTCGCTGCCCAGTTGCAGCGCCACGAGGTCCGCCTGGCCGAGTTGGATCGCCGAATCGGCCGCCTGGAATTGGATCAGCCACTCCAGCGCGGCGTTCCCACGTTCCGACCGAAGGACCTGCCAGCCCTCAAGCCCAAGCCGACGGTCATTCCCGAGGAACGCAAGACGCCGAAGGCGATCCCCTTGCGCGAGATTCCCAAGCCGATCGTTCCGAAGCCCGTTGCTCCGAAAGTCGTGCATCCACCGGCGGCGCCGAAGCCCAAACCAGTGCCGGCTTTCCTCGGCGAGGATGACTTCTTCGAGAAACTCAAGCGATCCGAACCCGCCAAACCCTCCGAGCCGAAAGAATCCTGGGAGGTTCGCCTTGCCACAGTCTGGCTTCCGCGAGTTGCCGGCGTTCTGATTCTCGTCGGAGCCGCCATCGGCGCGACGCTGTTGCCGGAACAGCTTGGTAAGCCTGTTCGCGTCTTGCTCGGCTACGCACTGATGGGCGGTTTGGTCGCCGGCGGCTGGTTTGTGCAGCGTCGTCACGAGCGACTTGGCCGACTGACGATGGCAATCGGCCTGGCGGTGGGCTACTTCGTTTCCTTTGCCGCCCACTACATTCCGCCGATGCATGTCTTCCCTGTGATTCCATCGATTGCGTTGATGCTCGCGTTCGTGGGGACTCTAGCAGTCCTGGCGGAACGATGGAAGTCTCAGAGCATCGCCATTGCGGGCTTGTCTCTCGGCGTTATCGCCGCGCTGGTCAGCGCACAAACGAGCCAGAGCTTCTGTCTCGTGGCGCTTGGCATTCTCGCCCTGGGTGCAGGAGTTCTGCTCGTGCGAAACGAGTGGAAAGCCCTCACGGCGGTGGCTCTTTCCGGAACATATCTGGCCACGTTCATCCTGTGGGTGCTATTTCCGCTCGGCGATGCAAAAGGCGAGGTCATCGCGCATCTCGGAGCGCTCGCCTGCTATCACGCAATCTTCACCGCCGCGTTCTGGCGGTGGGGGCGCGTTTGGGTCGCGCGGGAGCGAGCCTTCGATGAAGCCGCTACGCACGATGCTGCGCCTGTCATGCAGCCCGGCCTTCTCCCCTACTCGACATCGTTCGCGATTGTGAACTCGTTGGGACTTGCCGGTCTGTCGCTCTTCCTTGTCTGGCAAACGAAGGTCTTCTGGCCACAAGTCGAGTACCTGCTCTTCGCACTCACGGCAGTCGAGGTTATTCGTCTCGTCGCTCCGGCTCTGCGTCGTGGAACACTGCTCACGTTCCACATTCTCTCGGCTGCAGCGCTTCTCTCTGCCGGTCTGGTTGCTGCAACCAGCGGGCTGACAGAGGCTTCCGTTCTGGCGGCCGAGGCACTGATTCTCTCCATTGCCGCAAGCCGTGCCCGCGTGCTGCGCCTGCTGCGTCCCCTGACAGCCGTTTGCGCCGGACTGGCAGTGACATCGATCACGGGTTTCGGTGCCACGACGACGTTCCCACAGTTGGTCGCGCAGATGATTCCCGGCCTTCTTCTGCTGGCCTCCACACTGCGATGGGAAGCAGTCTGGGTTACAGGTCCTCACCCATTTGCCAGCGGATTGATTGCTTGGCTGGAAGCAGCATCCGGGCAGTTCCGCAGCATCACCGCAACCGCCCTTCTGATCGCTGCAATACATTCATTCCCGTCGGCAACTCCGGATATCGTTGAACTTGCCATCTACTGCTCTGTCGGCATGGCGCTCCTGCTCGGCATCACTGTTCTTCGCGCGACCAGTTGGACAATCGCGGCGGCCTGCCTTTCTATGCTATCATGCGCTTTCTTCATCGACGAGCAAGGACCTGCGTTGCTGTTCATCACTTGGGCAGTGCTGTCCATCTTGCTTTGGAACCAGGCTCGACGCACGATTCGTCATTCCATCGGTCGAGTCCTGATCGACCTGATGCTGGTTCCGGCGGTGTTCCTTGCTGCGGCTGCGTCGGTGCAAGTGTGCTCATCGATCGCGGAAGACTTCCAGGGAGTGTTAATCGCAATCGTCGGACTTGCCGCGATAGGATTGGAGCTACTCGCTCAGCGAATCCCAGTGCTTCCGAAGCTCATTCCAGGCTTTGTCGAGGATGAGGCAGAACGGGGTGAGCGAACGACACGATGGGAATCCTACGAGGCCCATCCGGCCGGTCGTGCATTCCGCTTCGGTACGCTCTTTGGATTGCTCGCCCTCTTGATTGGGACACTCCTCACATCGGTAAGCGACGCCTACGAAGGTCTTCTCTCTCCGATTCTTCTCGGGGCAATCTTCGCCGGCCTCTGGTTCGCCGGGCAACTCCGTCCCCACGCGCTCCGTATCCTACGGTATGCAATCCCCATCGCGTTCCTGTTCGTTGCTCTGTTCGCACCATTCACTTACTGGAACAGCCGCGAACCTGCGCTCTTCATTTCCACGGCCATCGCAATCGGCGTGTTCGCGCTGGGCAGCAGCAGGCGCTGTCCCTGGACGACGACTCCTGCGCTCCTGATGCTTGCTCTGATGCCAGCTCTCGGAATTGGAGCCTACACGGCAGGCCGCTTCGAAATTGGTGGGCTTGCCCTTTTCGGACTTCTCTCTGCGCTCGAAATCGTTGCCGCTTCGCGTGTGATCGTCTGGTCGCAAGGCCGTTGGCAATTGGGTGAAACCGATACCCGAATCTCCGGCGGAATCGCGCTGGCAATGCGAATCTGGCTGCCTGTTGGTGCGGCGATCGTTGCGCTCTCCGCTCTTTCGACTGGTCAATTCCTCCCAGCGCAGATGATCACCGTAGCATGGGCGGCGGTCGGCGTGGCTTTCCTCGTTGCCGGCTTCATCTTCATCGATCGCCCGATGCGTCACACGGCGCTTGCCGTTTTGGGAGTGTCGGTTGCACGCATCTTCCTGAGGGATCTCGTCGAGGCAGATACGTTGACCAAGTCCATCGCGTTCCTGGGCGTCGGTGTGCTGGCAATCTGCGCAAGCATCGCCTACGGCATCTTGCGCAAGCGCCTCGCGCCGCCGCCGAAGTAG
- a CDS encoding M50 family metallopeptidase has product MIIQEFNLKKIAVLVILTLLLGLPATGFFHEFGHGATAILLGGRIDHIWLFPGIELFPDLGFSLIDEFPCNLGGCGISGLNADWKVSVESLMGSGCTLIAAYLIILWPFLREAHWSTCLTITFSLPFAWDIILYSTLPLAGLRHAVFLGGEVPEPLIAARDLGVSYWVYFSALIFHVLLFHTLLVRVWRKKKIQNVIPSDKGIDRTCAGHA; this is encoded by the coding sequence ATGATTATTCAAGAGTTCAATCTCAAGAAGATCGCCGTCCTTGTGATCCTAACTTTGCTTCTGGGATTGCCCGCCACAGGGTTTTTCCATGAATTCGGGCATGGTGCTACAGCGATTCTACTAGGAGGACGGATTGACCACATCTGGCTTTTCCCCGGCATTGAGTTATTTCCCGATCTTGGCTTCTCCCTGATTGACGAGTTTCCATGCAATCTCGGGGGATGCGGCATTTCCGGATTGAATGCGGATTGGAAAGTGAGCGTCGAATCTCTTATGGGATCTGGCTGCACCTTAATCGCGGCCTATCTCATTATTCTGTGGCCGTTTCTGCGAGAAGCACATTGGTCAACATGCCTGACGATCACGTTCTCGCTTCCCTTTGCATGGGATATCATACTCTACTCGACACTTCCTTTAGCTGGTCTACGACACGCAGTGTTCTTGGGCGGCGAGGTCCCGGAACCATTGATTGCCGCAAGAGACTTGGGGGTTTCTTATTGGGTGTACTTCTCCGCTCTGATCTTCCATGTGCTCTTGTTTCACACCCTACTCGTTCGGGTTTGGCGAAAGAAGAAGATACAGAATGTGATACCGTCCGATAAAGGCATCGACCGAACTTGCGCCGGTCATGCATGA